The stretch of DNA TTACATTAAAAGATAATAATAAACTTTAGCTTTAAAGTTACCTGTAATTCTGTGGGACCATCCGCTGGAGCAATCGTGtccatggcagccagaattgaagGTGAGAACCTAACGGGATTCAGGGGGATGAAACACTCCTTCAAGGCCACTGAAGTGTCATCAGTCTATTGAAGAAAATTCACCACATATTATCATCTAATCAAAATTCTTTGAAAAAGATCAATCAAAAACATTCACAAACCTTAGAAACAACCACTCGTTTCTTGGGGGAATTAGAAGTCTTTTCAAATTCCCCTGAATGGTTTCTCTGCAAtggtaaataaaagaaaacacatttagaaGCATTACTGGCCCAGTTGCCTAAAATTATAAACATTTTACAATATTTATACTTTATAAAGTCTCTCACCTTCCCGCTAGGTCTCACAAACGTCCATTCGGAAGGGCGTGGAGGTGGAATGCGTTCCACACCCTTCACAACCACACGGGGCACAATACTCGCTTTCTGCGGACGAGACACCTGGTGCTGCACCAGTGGCTTTGGTGCGTGTGTCTCCAAGAACTGATAGGAGGCATTCCACATCAGTTGCGTGAGTATAGGCATCCCGTGATTATCACTGAGGTGGATCTGCAACCACAAACACgaacaaaagaaaatacaaatttaTCATCTCAAACTTAAGAACCTTTACCTTGTTTTCTTCCAAGCAATATACTTACACCATCACGGCACCACAGTTTAAGACGGTACCTGGGTAGGTGATCGTGGATCGGCACATAACTTACACCTTCGAAGCAGAAGGAAAAAATTCATGTAAAGTTATACATTGTGATTGTTTGATACCTAAGAGTAAATAGCAATAACGCTTGTCGTTAATACTaccgtttcatctaattatgttgCAACTTACCTAGCTTAGCCGATCTGCGGTGGTACTCCTGCTGAAACAGGTCTTGACGCTCCCAGGAACCAACTAAACGGGGAATCATGGAGGTacagaaaacctaaaaaaaaaataaaaaaaaaagaagaagaaagaatacAATTATTTTTAAAGATGTACGTTTACTGTCATTTCTCATACCTTCAAAATTACACAAAtcagcctctcaccttaggccagCGACTGAGAACAGCCAAAAGGTACCGCTCAAATGCATCCCCTGCCTCTTCAACTGTTCTGCTGGCCGTAAGGTTGTTAGAAGGAGCCATGACGCAAACAGCATCAGGCTCCCGAGGTAACACAGCCTGTGAAACCTCAAGGCGCAGAAGATCTGCACAAGCTCCTGGAGTGGACATCACACCAAAAGCGAGGCCGCCAACCGGCATAGGGACTATGCCGTCTGCcacggacctcaagtgggagtccCCAACAAGTAGGATGaactaaattagaaaaattaatacATACATTTCAATATAAAACAATCTGTATTTCTATGACATTTCATACAAACGGCAATGCAATATGCTTTTCAGGAAGAAAGAGATCACATTAAACAGTCAAAgtttacaaacaataaaacatgaaatgGTAAAACTAATCACAGAATACACcaacataaatacaaataaagataTGTAAAAATAACTGAGCAGCTTAAGTTCTAAATCACAGATTGAGAAGCACCGACTAAAAAGGAAGATGAACACAACTAGGTTTTCTATTAAGATTCAAAAGTTGGTAGACTTTAGGCACATGTCAAAAAGAAGCCGATTCAGTCTGTTTGCAGCACTGTAACTGATAACGGCTTCAACACCATCTGACCGTATCCTTAGAATCCCAGAGTACTGCTAGATATTATTGGAAGAAAatctatatttacattttaaatatttgtggacATTACACTCACTTTCTTGTCAGGAATCTCATCTGGAAGGACCAGCTTGTGAGCTTTGTTAGAAATCACACTGGTCGGCCAACGACGAACTCGATGACGAAAGCCAGTTCCAGAAacttacaaaacaaaaacacacacacaaaaattaacAATCTTTTTGGCTAATAATTTTTCATCTTACATAAATACAGTATAGATTAAATGAATTGCAAAACACTACAATAATTTGTTCTGCGAAATAATACTGCAATACATACAATTAACATCATCATTGCTGTGCGTTGGAATCCCGATACGAATAGGCGGAGCTGGACGATTGCTGCGCTTAGCAGCATCCGCCTTGCGTTTGGACTCTTTGCCAGGCATAGCGAATGCTGTTTGAAACATAAAATACATGACAGCActattagaaaagcaacacaaacaCTATGGATTTCTATGTTATCATGTGTCTGTACTCAGTAAAGACAGAAttagactcactcactcactcacaccttttAGAATCTTATGCAACCATCAATTTGCTAAACTTGTATAATTGTAAAAACAatcctaaattttaaaaagcaagtcacccatGACCaggttcttactcaactcccacttcctgtttgaaaaatgcaacaaatgctgttgcctagcacacCGACAGGGTGGAGCCACAAACaaataccaagcccccacaatgcggctctaaaatcggtcccaacccggaagtaccaaaaattgcagttccaccctcatccactaggggctggagtcagaagcgagcaaatcctcattgactcccatgttaaaaaataccaatttcacagcagaaataaacatgtttacagcctggtacca from Nothobranchius furzeri strain GRZ-AD chromosome 5, NfurGRZ-RIMD1, whole genome shotgun sequence encodes:
- the LOC139069992 gene encoding uncharacterized protein isoform X3, which encodes MYFMFQTAFAMPGKESKRKADAAKRSNRPAPPIRIGIPTHSNDDVNFSGTGFRHRVRRWPTSVISNKAHKLVLPDEIPDKKFILLVGDSHLRSVADGIVPMPVGGLAFGVMSTPGACADLLRLEVSQAVLPREPDAVCVMAPSNNLTASRTVEEAGDAFERYLLAVLSRWPKVFCTSMIPRLVGSWERQDLFQQEYHRRSAKLGVSYVPIHDHLPRYRLKLWCRDGIHLSDNHGMPILTQLMWNASYQFLETHAPKPLVQHQVSRPQKASIVPRVVVKGVERIPPPRPSEWTFVRPSGKRNHSGEFEKTSNSPKKRVVVSKTDDTSVALKECFIPLNPVRFSPSILAAMDTIAPADGPTELQTTSVRHFKKAARRVQQEVDSLNYLAYKYIVVLFFFTVVVLEL
- the LOC139069992 gene encoding uncharacterized protein isoform X2 yields the protein MPGKESKRKADAAKRSNRPAPPIRIGIPTHSNDDVNFSGTGFRHRVRRWPTSVISNKAHKLVLPDEIPDKKFILLVGDSHLRSVADGIVPMPVGGLAFGVMSTPGACADLLRLEVSQAVLPREPDAVCVMAPSNNLTASRTVEEAGDAFERYLLAVLSRWPKVFCTSMIPRLVGSWERQDLFQQEYHRRSAKLGVSYVPIHDHLPRYRLKLWCRDGIHLSDNHGMPILTQLMWNASYQFLETHAPKPLVQHQVSRPQKASIVPRVVVKGVERIPPPRPSEWTFVRPSGKVRDFIKYKYCKMFIILGNWASNASKCVFFYLPLQRNHSGEFEKTSNSPKKRVVVSKTDDTSVALKECFIPLNPVRFSPSILAAMDTIAPADGPTELQTTSVRHFKKAARRVQQEVDSLNYLAYKYIVVLFFFTVVVLEL
- the LOC139069992 gene encoding uncharacterized protein isoform X1; this translates as MYFMFQTAFAMPGKESKRKADAAKRSNRPAPPIRIGIPTHSNDDVNFSGTGFRHRVRRWPTSVISNKAHKLVLPDEIPDKKFILLVGDSHLRSVADGIVPMPVGGLAFGVMSTPGACADLLRLEVSQAVLPREPDAVCVMAPSNNLTASRTVEEAGDAFERYLLAVLSRWPKVFCTSMIPRLVGSWERQDLFQQEYHRRSAKLGVSYVPIHDHLPRYRLKLWCRDGIHLSDNHGMPILTQLMWNASYQFLETHAPKPLVQHQVSRPQKASIVPRVVVKGVERIPPPRPSEWTFVRPSGKVRDFIKYKYCKMFIILGNWASNASKCVFFYLPLQRNHSGEFEKTSNSPKKRVVVSKTDDTSVALKECFIPLNPVRFSPSILAAMDTIAPADGPTELQTTSVRHFKKAARRVQQEVDSLNYLAYKYIVVLFFFTVVVLEL